One window from the genome of Desulfovibrio sp. encodes:
- a CDS encoding iron ABC transporter permease yields the protein MMGLRKLFSAWNAVLLLALITLVLLVGYPMYAIFQASLLDPDTGVFTWNNYASVFSTPFYRRCLVNSLFMSGLSTVFSVLIGVPFAFFTTRYRLPGATTLRTLATLPLILPTFIGAEAWLLLLGRNGIVTRQLAELGLHIPSIYGWQGVVLVFTLQFFPFVFLMVSAAINSVDRSLEEAARNLGASPWRVFRTVTLPVVTPAIASGALIVFCMSIENFGVPTIIGNDYKVLAEQAYSEFVSEMGGNPSMAGTLSTVLVVVTLVLTVLQKVWVERKNYAMSALRPPEVKTLSPLGKKLAWAFCAGIVFISLAPFAVVMVAAVTKTNGPVMYYGQFTLDNLLIALQVAPRPILNSFFLSTTATVIGMVFGLAVSYLVVRKGGVAGYVLDLAMMLPLVIAGSVLGIALAASYNKGPVVLTGTWMIIVLAYFIRKTPFSVKTTSALLHQIEVSVEEASISLGVPPFATFLKVVVPSMLPGVVAGAIIMWVTTLAELSSTIVLYYGPWSTMTVQVFQYIGSGDFGPASAYGAILIVSVLVPLFLLSKFLGRDLTTAL from the coding sequence TGCTCGTGGGTTACCCCATGTACGCCATTTTTCAGGCCAGCTTGCTTGATCCCGACACGGGGGTGTTTACGTGGAATAACTACGCCAGCGTTTTCAGTACCCCCTTTTACCGGCGCTGCCTGGTCAACAGCCTGTTCATGAGCGGCCTTTCCACGGTATTCAGCGTGCTTATCGGCGTGCCCTTTGCCTTTTTTACCACGCGTTACAGGCTGCCCGGAGCAACCACGCTGCGCACGCTGGCCACGCTGCCCCTTATTTTGCCGACCTTCATCGGCGCAGAAGCGTGGCTGCTTTTGCTTGGCCGCAACGGCATCGTCACCCGTCAGCTTGCAGAACTGGGCCTGCATATCCCCAGTATTTACGGCTGGCAGGGCGTTGTGCTGGTTTTTACCCTTCAGTTTTTTCCCTTTGTGTTTCTGATGGTTTCTGCGGCCATCAATTCTGTGGACAGGTCACTGGAAGAAGCCGCCCGCAACCTTGGGGCTTCCCCATGGCGGGTTTTTCGCACAGTGACGCTGCCGGTGGTTACCCCAGCCATTGCGTCCGGCGCATTGATAGTTTTTTGTATGTCTATTGAAAACTTTGGCGTTCCAACAATTATCGGCAATGATTATAAGGTCTTGGCAGAGCAGGCCTACAGCGAGTTTGTCAGCGAGATGGGGGGCAACCCCTCAATGGCAGGTACGTTGAGCACGGTTTTGGTGGTGGTGACCCTGGTTCTGACCGTATTGCAAAAAGTGTGGGTAGAGCGAAAAAATTATGCCATGTCGGCGCTACGGCCCCCGGAGGTCAAGACCCTGTCGCCCCTGGGCAAAAAGCTTGCCTGGGCGTTCTGCGCCGGTATTGTTTTTATCTCGCTGGCGCCGTTTGCCGTAGTTATGGTGGCTGCTGTTACCAAAACAAACGGCCCGGTCATGTACTACGGGCAGTTTACGCTCGATAACCTGCTGATTGCCCTTCAGGTGGCCCCGCGCCCCATTCTTAACTCGTTTTTTCTGTCCACAACGGCCACGGTTATCGGCATGGTGTTTGGCCTGGCCGTGAGCTATCTGGTGGTGCGCAAAGGGGGAGTGGCTGGCTATGTTCTTGATCTGGCCATGATGCTGCCGCTGGTTATTGCCGGTTCTGTGTTAGGCATTGCGCTGGCAGCGTCATATAACAAAGGGCCAGTGGTGCTCACCGGCACATGGATGATCATTGTGCTGGCGTATTTTATCCGCAAGACGCCGTTTTCCGTCAAAACAACATCGGCCCTGCTGCACCAGATTGAAGTGTCGGTAGAAGAAGCTTCCATCAGCCTGGGTGTGCCGCCGTTTGCGACGTTTCTCAAGGTGGTGGTGCCTTCCATGCTGCCTGGGGTGGTGGCCGGGGCCATTATCATGTGGGTTACAACGCTGGCGGAGCTTAGCTCTACCATCGTGCTGTACTATGGCCCGTGGAGCACGATGACTGTGCAGGTTTTTCAGTACATTGGCAGCGGAGATTTTGGCCCTGCCTCTGCCTACGGGGCTATTTTGATAGTTTCCGTACTGGTTCCGCTGTTTTTGCTGAGCAAGTTTTTGGGCCGTGATCTGACCACCGCGCTGTAG
- a CDS encoding DUF2992 family protein — MESYRTNICILFEDGFWVAYIENSHANGDDYHVARHVFCPEPSNAELREFF; from the coding sequence ATGGAGAGTTACAGGACCAATATTTGTATTTTATTTGAGGATGGATTTTGGGTCGCGTACATTGAAAATTCGCATGCCAACGGAGATGACTACCATGTGGCAAGACATGTGTTTTGCCCAGAACCCAGCAATGCGGAACTGCGGGAGTTTTTTTAA
- a CDS encoding DUF2992 family protein, with amino-acid sequence MPRTQQCGTAGVFLSSFEDSLLWTESPIKCSAKALAASPKRRSREAGAAVRQSSGAIKAREAVKLGRALRKIKNAKTRKSQRNSQSCIDFTRKQQKKKQKHQGH; translated from the coding sequence TTGCCCAGAACCCAGCAATGCGGAACTGCGGGAGTTTTTTTAAGCAGCTTTGAGGATTCACTGCTCTGGACAGAATCTCCCATAAAGTGTTCCGCCAAGGCATTAGCGGCAAGCCCAAAACGGCGAAGCCGGGAAGCCGGGGCAGCGGTAAGACAATCCTCCGGGGCAATTAAGGCACGGGAAGCCGTAAAGCTTGGCAGGGCGCTACGCAAAATAAAAAATGCGAAAACGCGTAAATCGCAGAGAAATTCACAAAGCTGCATCGATTTCACCCGAAAACAGCAAAAAAAGAAGCAAAAGCATCAAGGGCACTGA
- a CDS encoding glutamine--tRNA ligase/YqeY domain fusion protein, which produces MTPTADTHCTNATDAAADTASKPGVDFIRARIIEDNATGRYNGRVHTRFPPEPNGYLHLGHAKSICLNFGVAKEFNGLCNLRFDDTNPTKEEQEYVDSIREDVRWLGGDWQDREFYASNYFEQLYAYAEQLITMGKAYVDDLSAEEIRAYRGTLTEPGRESPWRNRSVEENLDLFRRMRAGEFADGERVLRAKIDMTSPNLVMRDPTLYRIRHAAHHRTGDTWCIYPMYDYTHCLSDSIEGITHSLCTLEFINNRELYDWVLETLGAYRPQQIEFARLNVTYTILSKRKLIQLVKEGHVRGWDDPRMPTLCGLRRRGVPAEALREFCSRIGMARADSTVEYSMLEFCVREHLNAHAARVMAVLDPVKVVIENYPEGQVEEFDMPYHPEDESYGSRKVPFSRELYIERDDFRMEPPKKYHRLAPGAEVRLRYAYFITCREAILDEAGNVIELRCVYDPDSRGGQSPDGRKVKGTIHWVSAKHGIPAEVRLYDQLFAAENPNAAPEGQTFLDHINPQSLTVVEGLLEPALASLPVGEKVQFERLGYFCKDRDSTDARPVFNRTTTLRDTWAKQEKKS; this is translated from the coding sequence ATGACCCCCACCGCCGACACCCACTGCACCAACGCCACGGACGCAGCGGCGGACACCGCCAGCAAGCCCGGCGTGGACTTCATTCGTGCCCGTATCATTGAAGACAATGCCACAGGCCGCTATAACGGCAGGGTCCATACGCGCTTTCCTCCCGAGCCCAACGGCTATCTGCACCTTGGGCACGCCAAGTCCATCTGCCTGAACTTTGGCGTTGCCAAAGAATTCAACGGCTTGTGCAACCTGCGCTTTGACGACACCAATCCCACAAAAGAAGAGCAGGAATACGTCGATTCCATTCGCGAGGACGTGCGCTGGCTTGGCGGCGACTGGCAGGACAGGGAATTTTACGCCTCCAATTATTTTGAGCAGCTCTACGCCTATGCCGAACAGCTCATCACCATGGGCAAGGCCTATGTGGACGATCTTTCAGCGGAAGAAATCCGTGCGTACCGGGGCACGCTGACCGAGCCGGGGCGCGAAAGCCCCTGGCGCAACCGCAGTGTGGAAGAAAATCTCGACCTGTTCCGCCGCATGCGTGCGGGCGAGTTTGCCGATGGCGAGCGCGTGCTGCGCGCCAAGATTGACATGACTTCGCCCAATCTGGTCATGCGCGATCCCACGCTGTACCGCATCCGCCATGCCGCGCACCACCGCACGGGCGACACATGGTGCATCTACCCCATGTACGACTACACGCACTGCCTGTCGGACTCCATCGAGGGCATCACCCATTCGCTCTGCACGCTGGAATTCATCAACAACCGCGAACTGTACGACTGGGTGCTGGAAACGCTTGGCGCATACCGCCCCCAGCAGATTGAGTTCGCCCGTCTCAACGTCACCTACACCATCCTTTCCAAGCGCAAGCTCATCCAGCTTGTCAAAGAAGGACACGTTCGCGGATGGGACGACCCCCGCATGCCCACGCTCTGCGGCCTGCGCCGCCGGGGCGTGCCCGCCGAAGCCCTGCGCGAGTTCTGCTCCCGCATTGGCATGGCGCGGGCCGACTCCACGGTGGAATATTCCATGCTGGAATTCTGCGTGCGCGAACATCTCAACGCCCATGCGGCGCGCGTCATGGCCGTGCTTGATCCCGTCAAGGTGGTCATTGAAAACTACCCCGAAGGGCAGGTGGAAGAGTTCGACATGCCCTACCACCCAGAGGACGAGAGCTACGGCAGCCGCAAGGTGCCCTTCTCGCGCGAACTGTACATCGAGCGCGACGATTTCCGCATGGAGCCGCCCAAGAAATACCACCGCCTGGCCCCCGGAGCGGAGGTGCGCCTGCGCTATGCCTATTTCATCACCTGCCGCGAGGCCATTCTGGACGAGGCTGGCAACGTGATCGAACTGCGTTGCGTGTATGACCCCGATAGCCGCGGCGGCCAAAGCCCGGACGGCCGCAAGGTCAAGGGAACCATCCACTGGGTGTCGGCCAAGCACGGCATCCCGGCGGAAGTGCGCCTGTACGACCAGCTCTTTGCCGCTGAAAATCCCAATGCGGCTCCCGAAGGCCAGACCTTTCTGGACCATATCAACCCGCAGTCCCTCACCGTTGTCGAAGGCCTGCTGGAGCCTGCCCTGGCGAGCCTGCCCGTGGGCGAAAAGGTTCAGTTCGAGCGCCTGGGGTATTTCTGCAAGGACAGGGACAGCACGGATGCCCGCCCGGTTTTCAACCGCACGACGACGCTGCGCGACACCTGGGCCAAACAGGAAAAGAAGAGCTAG
- a CDS encoding outer membrane homotrimeric porin, whose product MKRIITLILAASLVLGGVCNASAIDFKAKGEWLMNFDLGTGGKFVSKGRDGKNAVGNYRAAGHGVEDNFEARQRVRLELTAVASEALSGTVFFEMGDSVWGASNSLYGGGGALGADGSVVELKRAYIDWVVPSTDLKLRMGIQGYYLPSETFGSAILMEDGAGITASYKFNNNVSLTSFWLRPYNDNATATNTGDTRVSANYLDNVDFFGLVMPLDFEGIKITPWVMAGAIGENFDRTNVNFATEIAGGSKVYNGASPIDFRRNTTALVAPPGALDDNARHLLRADAYSSAVWAGLTGKITLADPFRFSWDFNYGSVTTGREEYDRSGWMLSALAEYKTEWGTPGLVGWWGSGDDGNIKNGSEIMPFVSIGSGGYNLSTLGTWGEPWLSNDGIMGYNAVGTWGFGARIMEFSFVEALKHNIRVNYFRGTNDPDMAGYITGTRSYKGQGKATGLSDFNSYGTYLTTEDSGMEVNLDTHYDIYKNLDMWVHLGYIHLWLDDSANMWGGYDKKGNSHGLNATDAWRASISFRYSF is encoded by the coding sequence ATGAAAAGAATTATTACACTCATTCTTGCAGCCAGCCTGGTTCTTGGGGGCGTCTGTAATGCTTCAGCCATTGATTTCAAAGCCAAGGGCGAATGGTTAATGAACTTCGATCTGGGGACCGGCGGAAAATTCGTCAGCAAAGGACGTGACGGAAAGAACGCCGTGGGCAACTACCGCGCCGCAGGGCATGGCGTAGAAGACAATTTTGAGGCCCGCCAGCGCGTGCGCCTTGAACTTACCGCCGTGGCATCTGAAGCTCTTTCCGGAACCGTTTTCTTTGAAATGGGCGACAGCGTCTGGGGCGCCTCCAACTCACTCTACGGTGGCGGCGGAGCGCTCGGCGCAGACGGCAGCGTTGTTGAACTCAAGCGTGCCTATATCGACTGGGTGGTACCCAGTACAGATCTCAAGTTGCGTATGGGCATCCAGGGCTATTATCTTCCCAGCGAAACCTTTGGGAGCGCCATCCTGATGGAAGACGGCGCGGGCATTACCGCCAGCTATAAGTTCAACAACAACGTGTCGCTTACCTCTTTCTGGCTGCGTCCCTATAATGACAATGCCACCGCCACCAATACTGGGGACACCAGAGTTTCCGCCAACTATCTGGATAACGTTGACTTCTTTGGCCTGGTTATGCCCCTCGACTTTGAAGGAATAAAAATTACTCCCTGGGTGATGGCTGGCGCCATTGGCGAAAATTTCGACAGAACAAATGTAAACTTCGCCACCGAAATCGCGGGAGGCTCAAAAGTCTATAACGGCGCAAGCCCCATAGACTTTCGTCGCAACACCACGGCCCTTGTGGCCCCGCCCGGCGCTCTTGACGATAATGCCAGACACCTTTTACGCGCTGACGCTTATTCCAGCGCCGTATGGGCTGGCCTTACCGGCAAAATTACCCTTGCTGATCCCTTCCGTTTTTCCTGGGATTTCAACTATGGAAGTGTGACCACCGGCAGGGAGGAATACGATCGTTCCGGCTGGATGCTCAGTGCCCTTGCCGAATACAAGACAGAGTGGGGTACTCCCGGCCTGGTCGGCTGGTGGGGCAGCGGTGATGACGGAAACATCAAAAACGGTTCCGAAATCATGCCTTTCGTTTCCATTGGCAGCGGTGGCTACAACCTGTCCACTCTGGGCACATGGGGCGAACCCTGGCTCTCCAATGACGGCATCATGGGATACAATGCGGTGGGCACGTGGGGTTTTGGCGCAAGAATAATGGAATTTTCCTTTGTGGAAGCCCTGAAGCACAACATCCGCGTCAACTACTTCCGGGGCACCAATGATCCTGACATGGCCGGCTATATCACCGGCACCCGCAGCTACAAGGGACAGGGCAAAGCCACTGGCCTGAGCGACTTCAACTCTTACGGAACGTATCTCACCACAGAGGATTCGGGAATGGAGGTCAACCTCGACACCCATTACGACATCTACAAAAACCTGGATATGTGGGTACACCTTGGCTATATCCATCTGTGGCTGGATGACAGCGCTAACATGTGGGGTGGATACGACAAAAAGGGCAACAGTCATGGGCTTAACGCCACAGATGCATGGCGTGCCAGCATATCTTTCAGATATTCATTTTAA
- a CDS encoding sigma 54-interacting transcriptional regulator, whose translation MLSDLQPSVQSYADVISRVTGIDVEIVDSNMVRVAGTGIYADSVGQNLARAGEVYKEVMRSRKTIQVDTPRHHPICERCPDREKCREHFSLSTPIADENKLFGVIGLVCFNDEDRMRMLSSLESYSAFISFLADGLALKIGERGRLLQATRMLDLMLQAVDIPGLGIVLFNTDGSLLYANSPARELLGEDTGRSMSVNGIQRCDGGVYGYEEYEVKTPNGKVHNLPGRMMELDCGNGDKSMMFVFELPTRLARLAGNINSHSDDAGFDNLIGSSPALASLKSKAIQVADSGSTVLITGESGTGKELLARAIHNTGPRKTAPFIAINCGGIPDTLLESELFGYVSGAFTGASSKGRMGKFELAEGGVIFLDEISAMPLYVQVKLLRVLQERVVIRLGSNRLIPVNVRVIAASNEDLRECIKRSAFREDLYYRLNVIPLDIPPLRQRTGDVPILANFFLDKYCELFHKRRPRLRASMLRLLEKYPWPGNVRELEHVLEYAVNMMPADGAIGIDCLPAKLLEDVRRQEIENAPQTPPLPAQTDSAEHIVPLAQLEERAIRAALEKFGKSTEGKKNAACALGLSLATFYRKIRSFSI comes from the coding sequence ATGCTTTCGGATCTTCAGCCTTCAGTGCAGTCCTACGCGGACGTTATTTCCAGGGTAACTGGCATTGACGTGGAAATTGTTGACAGCAACATGGTTCGTGTCGCCGGCACGGGCATCTATGCCGACAGCGTAGGGCAGAATCTCGCCAGGGCCGGGGAAGTCTACAAGGAGGTCATGCGCAGCCGGAAGACCATTCAGGTGGATACGCCCCGGCACCACCCCATTTGCGAGCGTTGCCCGGACCGGGAAAAATGCCGCGAGCACTTTTCGCTGTCCACGCCCATTGCGGACGAAAACAAGCTCTTCGGCGTCATTGGCCTGGTCTGCTTCAATGACGAAGACCGCATGCGGATGCTCTCCTCCCTTGAAAGCTATTCGGCCTTCATTTCCTTTCTGGCCGACGGACTGGCGCTGAAAATCGGCGAAAGAGGCCGCCTGCTCCAGGCCACGCGCATGCTCGACCTTATGCTTCAGGCTGTGGACATTCCCGGCCTCGGCATTGTGCTGTTCAACACCGACGGCAGCCTGCTCTACGCCAACAGCCCGGCGCGCGAACTGCTTGGCGAGGATACCGGACGAAGCATGAGTGTGAATGGCATCCAGCGTTGCGACGGCGGCGTATACGGCTACGAGGAATATGAGGTGAAAACCCCGAACGGCAAGGTGCATAACCTGCCAGGCCGGATGATGGAGCTGGACTGCGGCAATGGCGACAAATCGATGATGTTTGTTTTTGAACTGCCCACCCGCCTTGCGCGTCTGGCCGGAAACATCAACTCCCACAGCGACGATGCCGGATTCGACAATCTTATCGGCAGTTCCCCGGCCCTGGCGTCCCTCAAGAGCAAGGCCATACAGGTGGCCGATTCCGGTTCCACCGTACTTATCACCGGCGAATCCGGCACGGGCAAGGAACTGCTGGCCCGCGCCATTCACAACACCGGGCCCAGAAAAACTGCGCCCTTTATTGCCATCAACTGTGGCGGCATACCCGACACCCTGCTGGAAAGCGAGCTGTTCGGCTATGTGAGCGGCGCGTTTACGGGCGCTTCCAGCAAGGGGCGCATGGGCAAGTTCGAGCTGGCCGAAGGCGGCGTGATCTTTCTGGATGAAATATCGGCCATGCCTCTGTACGTGCAGGTAAAGCTGCTGCGCGTGCTTCAGGAAAGGGTGGTCATCCGCCTTGGCTCCAACCGCCTTATTCCGGTCAATGTGCGCGTCATTGCGGCCAGCAACGAAGATTTGCGCGAGTGCATCAAACGCAGCGCCTTTCGTGAGGACCTGTACTACCGGCTCAACGTCATCCCACTGGATATCCCCCCCTTGCGCCAGCGCACAGGGGACGTGCCCATTCTGGCCAATTTCTTTCTGGACAAATACTGCGAGCTCTTCCACAAACGCCGCCCACGGCTGCGCGCCTCCATGCTGCGACTGCTGGAAAAATATCCCTGGCCCGGCAATGTGCGCGAACTGGAGCACGTGCTGGAATACGCCGTAAACATGATGCCCGCCGATGGCGCCATAGGCATTGACTGCCTGCCTGCCAAACTTCTGGAAGATGTGCGGCGACAGGAGATTGAAAACGCCCCACAGACGCCCCCTCTGCCGGCCCAGACCGACAGCGCGGAACATATCGTCCCCCTGGCGCAACTGGAAGAACGCGCCATCCGTGCGGCCCTTGAAAAATTCGGCAAAAGCACCGAGGGCAAAAAGAACGCCGCCTGTGCTCTGGGGCTGAGCCTGGCCACGTTTTACCGAAAAATCCGTTCTTTCTCAATTTAA
- the dpaL gene encoding diaminopropionate ammonia-lyase: protein MSVRIHLNPSPKIPGKGADLSALSPSVAETVRSFHATFKEYSPTPLHSLTGLSKALGLKHVMVKDESRRFGLNAFKVLGGSYAMARYLASKVGLPLEGLSRDMLTSPDVRAKSGDITFITTTDGNHGRGLAWTARELGYKCIVFMPKGSEDIRKNNILAEGAQCTVTDLNYDEAVRMSWNLAQEKGYVMVQDTAWDGYEEIPTWIMQGYMTLATEALEQMKAMGTLPTHCFLQAGVGSFAGAVVGCLAAALGEKAPKFITVEPHQANCIYKSAVIGDGNPHNVTGDLQTLMAGLACGEPNTTSWGLLRDYCSAYISCPDYMAANGMRVLAAPVKGDNPVVSGESGAVTTGIVQWLMQHPAATAQRAALGLGPDSSVLLISTEGDTAPDVYKNVVWFGAYPDLDLP from the coding sequence ATGTCTGTCAGGATACACCTGAACCCATCACCAAAAATTCCCGGCAAGGGGGCTGATCTTTCGGCATTGTCACCATCCGTAGCCGAAACGGTTCGCTCGTTTCACGCCACATTCAAGGAATATTCGCCCACGCCGCTGCACAGCCTCACGGGGCTGTCAAAGGCTCTCGGGCTCAAGCATGTCATGGTCAAGGACGAATCGCGCCGCTTCGGGCTGAACGCATTCAAGGTCCTTGGTGGTTCATACGCAATGGCCCGTTATCTGGCCTCCAAGGTCGGCCTGCCCCTTGAAGGTCTTTCGCGTGACATGCTGACCTCGCCCGACGTACGGGCCAAGTCTGGCGACATCACCTTCATCACCACCACCGACGGCAACCATGGCCGCGGCCTGGCCTGGACAGCCCGCGAACTGGGCTACAAGTGCATCGTCTTCATGCCCAAGGGCTCGGAAGATATCCGCAAGAACAATATCCTGGCCGAAGGCGCACAATGCACCGTCACGGACCTGAACTATGACGAAGCCGTGCGCATGAGCTGGAACCTGGCGCAGGAAAAAGGCTACGTCATGGTGCAGGACACAGCCTGGGACGGATATGAAGAAATTCCCACCTGGATCATGCAGGGCTACATGACCCTGGCCACCGAGGCCCTGGAGCAGATGAAAGCCATGGGCACCCTGCCCACGCACTGCTTCCTTCAGGCTGGTGTGGGTTCCTTTGCGGGAGCCGTGGTGGGTTGCCTGGCCGCAGCGCTCGGCGAAAAAGCGCCCAAGTTCATCACGGTCGAGCCGCATCAGGCCAACTGCATCTACAAGTCCGCCGTCATCGGCGACGGCAATCCCCACAACGTCACCGGCGACCTGCAAACCCTCATGGCAGGCCTGGCCTGCGGCGAGCCCAACACCACAAGCTGGGGCCTTTTGCGCGACTACTGCTCCGCCTACATTTCCTGCCCCGACTATATGGCCGCCAACGGCATGCGCGTGCTCGCGGCCCCGGTAAAGGGCGACAACCCCGTGGTTTCCGGCGAATCAGGAGCCGTGACCACAGGCATTGTCCAGTGGCTCATGCAGCACCCGGCGGCAACGGCGCAGCGCGCGGCCCTGGGCCTTGGGCCGGACTCTTCGGTTCTGCTCATCAGCACCGAGGGTGATACCGCCCCCGACGTATACAAAAACGTCGTATGGTTTGGAGCCTATCCCGACCTCGACCTTCCCTAG
- a CDS encoding YgeY family selenium metabolism-linked hydrolase: MDFAKVNELSKKYGPRMTRFLRDMIAIPSESCKEEGVIKRIKKEMEDVGFDRVEIDKMGNVIGYMGNGPRLIAFDAHIDTVGIGERANWTFDPYQGYEDDETIGGRGASDQEGGMASMVYGALIMKELGLIPKDFTVAMVGTVQEEDCDGLCWQYLIKEHGLKPEFVVSTEPTDGGIYRGQRGRMEIRVDVRGVSCHGSAPERGDNAIFRMGHILTELEELHKKLKDDPFLGKGSLTVSQIFYSSPSRCAVADGCSISIDRRLTMGEDKELALGQIRDLPSVRAAGDRVKVSMYTYEEPSWTGLVYPTDCYFPTWVLPKEDVVCKSAEDAYRKLFGKEGRTDKWTFSTNGVSIMGMFGIPVVGFGPGKEKEAHAPNEKTWKEDLVQCAALYAALPVAYAENKG; encoded by the coding sequence ATGGATTTCGCCAAGGTTAACGAGTTAAGCAAAAAATATGGGCCGCGCATGACCCGTTTTCTGCGCGACATGATCGCCATTCCTTCGGAAAGCTGCAAGGAAGAAGGCGTCATCAAGCGCATCAAGAAAGAAATGGAAGATGTGGGCTTCGACCGCGTTGAAATTGACAAAATGGGCAACGTCATCGGCTATATGGGCAACGGCCCGCGTCTCATCGCCTTTGACGCCCATATCGACACCGTCGGCATAGGCGAGCGCGCCAACTGGACCTTTGATCCCTACCAGGGCTACGAGGACGACGAAACCATCGGCGGACGCGGCGCTTCTGACCAGGAAGGCGGCATGGCCTCTATGGTTTACGGCGCTCTGATCATGAAGGAACTGGGGCTCATCCCCAAGGACTTCACCGTGGCCATGGTGGGTACGGTGCAGGAAGAAGACTGCGACGGTCTGTGCTGGCAGTATCTCATCAAGGAACACGGCCTCAAGCCCGAATTTGTGGTCAGCACCGAACCCACTGACGGCGGCATCTACCGCGGCCAGCGCGGCCGCATGGAAATCCGCGTGGACGTGCGCGGCGTTTCCTGCCACGGCTCCGCTCCCGAACGCGGCGACAACGCCATCTTCCGCATGGGCCACATCCTGACCGAACTTGAAGAACTGCACAAAAAACTCAAGGACGATCCCTTCCTCGGCAAGGGTTCGCTCACGGTCTCCCAGATATTCTATTCCTCTCCCTCACGGTGCGCCGTGGCCGATGGCTGCTCCATTTCCATCGACCGCCGCCTGACCATGGGTGAAGACAAGGAACTGGCCCTCGGCCAGATCCGCGACCTGCCCTCCGTGCGCGCCGCTGGCGACCGCGTGAAGGTGTCCATGTACACCTACGAGGAACCGTCCTGGACCGGCCTTGTGTACCCCACTGACTGCTATTTCCCCACCTGGGTGCTGCCCAAGGAAGATGTGGTCTGCAAGTCCGCTGAAGACGCCTATCGCAAGCTCTTCGGCAAGGAAGGCCGCACCGACAAGTGGACTTTCTCCACCAACGGCGTGTCCATCATGGGCATGTTCGGCATCCCCGTGGTCGGCTTTGGCCCCGGTAAGGAAAAGGAAGCCCACGCGCCCAACGAAAAGACCTGGAAGGAAGATCTCGTGCAGTGCGCCGCCCTGTACGCAGCCCTGCCCGTCGCCTACGCGGAAAACAAGGGATAG
- a CDS encoding carbamate kinase, whose translation MTATQRDLVVIAIGGNSLISARDKKSVADQYDAICATVAHIADVIESGRRVVITHGNGPQVGFILLRSEIARKNSDLHSVPLVSCVADTQGAIGWQIQQALSNELRARSDAGQVVSLVTQVRVKADDPGFADPDKFVGEFYDEKDLPALREQNPQWVLKEDPGRGWRRVVPSPAPVEIVELDAIRALLDGGFHLVTVGGGGIPVVSDEKGNLRGVDAVIDKDLASRLLANALGAGTLIISTGVEKVCVNFGKPDQKALGEISAAEMQAYYDQGQFPAGSMGPKVKAALDFLAAGGERVIITSPEHLKAAINSQGGTHITR comes from the coding sequence ATGACCGCCACACAAAGAGACCTGGTGGTTATAGCCATCGGCGGCAATTCGCTTATCAGCGCCCGCGACAAGAAAAGCGTCGCCGACCAGTATGACGCCATCTGCGCCACTGTCGCCCATATTGCCGACGTTATCGAATCCGGCCGCAGGGTGGTCATCACCCACGGCAACGGCCCGCAGGTGGGCTTTATCCTGCTGCGGTCAGAAATAGCCCGCAAGAACAGCGATTTGCACTCCGTACCCCTGGTCTCGTGTGTGGCGGACACCCAGGGCGCCATCGGCTGGCAGATCCAGCAGGCCCTGAGCAACGAACTGCGCGCGCGCAGCGACGCCGGACAGGTGGTCAGCCTGGTCACCCAGGTGCGCGTCAAAGCCGATGACCCCGGCTTTGCGGATCCCGACAAGTTCGTCGGCGAGTTCTACGACGAAAAAGACCTGCCCGCCCTGCGTGAACAAAATCCGCAGTGGGTTCTCAAGGAAGATCCCGGGCGGGGTTGGCGGCGTGTGGTTCCGAGTCCGGCCCCTGTGGAAATCGTTGAGCTGGACGCCATCCGCGCCCTGCTGGACGGCGGCTTTCACCTCGTCACCGTGGGCGGCGGCGGCATCCCTGTTGTGAGCGATGAAAAGGGAAATCTGCGCGGCGTGGACGCGGTCATTGACAAGGACCTCGCCTCCCGGCTGCTCGCCAACGCACTGGGAGCCGGAACCCTGATTATATCCACCGGCGTGGAGAAGGTCTGCGTCAATTTCGGCAAGCCCGACCAGAAGGCTCTTGGCGAAATCAGCGCCGCAGAAATGCAGGCTTATTATGACCAGGGGCAGTTCCCGGCTGGGAGCATGGGCCCCAAGGTCAAGGCAGCCCTGGACTTTCTGGCAGCAGGCGGTGAACGGGTCATCATCACGAGTCCCGAGCACCTGAAAGCCGCCATCAACAGCCAGGGCGGCACGCACATTACACGGTAA